A genome region from Arachis duranensis cultivar V14167 chromosome 6, aradu.V14167.gnm2.J7QH, whole genome shotgun sequence includes the following:
- the LOC107495064 gene encoding RGS1-HXK1-interacting protein 1 translates to MATPQESSKTDAPPPSPGTSGSLPAFNETTPFVDYVVGQAQLYHAALNDAIDSAIDASNSRFSQIRSTSSAHFQQTLLALDDVKAQYNAYEDLMFGKIKEGVLVAASHPMITCGTTAVLGVLAFKRPRRFLYYNTLRLFVSEEALISRASAQLKELRQSIDLLKAEGEKLEKRALHAEEEFLRGRTKLRHAGKQIRNVIQSAYKIERRVGGLKDLLGELPRRDASHFRSQVSKLASEAKQEKKSLTKEISKISNYGISV, encoded by the exons ATGGCGACACCTCAGGAATCATCCAAAACCGACGCACCACCCCCTTCGCCTGGCACAAGTGGCTCCCTTCCCGCTTTCAATGAAACGACGCCGTTCGTCGACTACGTTGTTGGCCAAGCCCAGCTCTACCATGCCGCTCTCAACGACGCCATCGATTCTGCCATCGACGCTTCAAACTCCCGTTTCTCTCAAATCCGCTCAACTTCTTCCGCTCATTTTCAACAAACCTTG CTTGCTTTGGATGATGTCAAGGCTCAGTACAATGCTTATGAGGATCTTATGTTCGGAAAGATTAAAG AGGGTGTTCTTGTTGCTGCTTCACATCCAATGATTACATGTGGGACCACTGCTGTCTTGGGAGTTTTGGCATTTAAAA GGCCTCGACGATTCTTGTATTACAACACTTTGCGTCTTTTTGTCAGTGAAGAG GCTTTGATTTCCAGAGCTAGTGCTCAATTGAAAGAATTGCGCCAATCAATTGATCTTCTAAAGGCTGAAGGAGAAAAGTTGGAG AAGAGGGCATTACATGCAGAAGAGGAATTCTTACGTGGAAGGACAAAATTGAG acaCGCAGGAAAGCAAATCCGAAATGTGATTCAGTCTGCATATAAAATTGAAAGACGGGTAGGAG GTTTGAAAGATCTTCTTGGAGAACTTCCTAGAAGAGATGCATCTCACTTTAGGTCACAG GTTTCCAAACTTGCTTCTGAggcaaagcaagaaaagaagtCCTTGACAAAAGAGATCTCGAAAATTAGCAACTATGGCATCTCGGTGTAA